The following DNA comes from Musa acuminata AAA Group cultivar baxijiao chromosome BXJ1-4, Cavendish_Baxijiao_AAA, whole genome shotgun sequence.
CATGGTACACACAACAGAGCAGGAAAGAAAAAGTGATTGTAGTGGAGTGCAGGGGGCATGATTGTGCTCGCTTCCAAAATGTTGATCATGCCCATGGGTAAGTGGTTGTGGTAGAGTTCTGACTTGTTTTTTATGTGTACATGCATAAATATACATTTAACAGCTTAATCTCTTATTTTGCAGTAGTTTAAGAACTGAACTGGTTTATTCCATATTCTAAACTTATAGAGATGTTTGTCTTCTGCTACACCAGTCTATGTACATTATGTACCTCCTACCTCCTTAACGAGGTTAGAGGTGCGTATGGTGTGGCCTTCCTATCTTCTGGCTTCTTTTAACTAAACTTAATTAGAGACCCATTTAGTTTTATTGATTGTGTGTTTTGCCTATGGAAGGGTTTTTTAGATGTCCATTGATTGCCTAATTCTGCCATGAATATGCTTTGGCACCATCATTAGGGGGTTGGCATCCAAATGTCTTGCTGAATCTTCTCTGATGCCTTCTTGGTTTTTAGTTATACTTTTCTAACTGACCATATGTTGATCATGAAGGACTTGGATGGACAATCGGAATTTTATATCATGTGAATAGAACTTCCTCACTTGTAATTCCACTGTTTTATCCTCTTTCGAAGAAGACAAATAAGCAAGATGGAGTATATGTATTAGCAAAAGTGATCTGTGAAATATTTTATCCTCCATGACAGGCAGATAGGTGCTTTAAATTTCAAGAATTCTTTCGTTACAATACATGATAGAAAAACTATGTAATTTAAAGGGCACTTCTTGTTGTGCTTTTCTGACTGAATGGAATATCCTCTGGTGCCACATATACCATATAATGAAGCTTTTTTGTTTCAAATCCTTATGAGCAGCCTTAGTGACCAATTTTTGTGCAGCCAACATGAATCCCTTTTTCACAATGTTGAAATACTATTTCTTTGATATTTTTTCCTATTAATTGGGATGCTATATATAAAAATTAGTAAAAACAGAAAGATGTCTTTGTGATACATAttcttgaaattttataataatgagTTCATGATACATCACTGCTGCAGGTGGGAAAATGATGTTGTTGATATGATAGAGCAGAAACATGGTAAACAAAAGATATCAGTGTCTTTCGAGTGTGAAACACTTAAGGCAGACAATGCTGCTGAAGAGCACCTCAAGAGCTACATGCCCAATTTAGTTGGACTTGGTGCTGTTGGTAGGTAATATGACTTGAATACTTGCTAGAATAATATTAAAACTTGAACTTGCAACAACACTAAAtgtaatttttttgttttctggAAAATAAATTGTAAAGTTGTTGAACCGAAATGGTATTGCAGGGAAAGTTAACTGCTAGAAACTGAATTCACCTAATTGCTAAAGTTCATATCTACTTTCTTTCCACACAACTTTTTGCCCATTTTCCAGTTATATGCATGGGAGTCCAATCCAAGTCTCTACCATTTTGGTAGCACCCACTTTTCCTTCCTACCAAAAATTAGTAGGAACTACAAGATGCTCTACTAGTTTATTTTTCCATCCTTTTTTTATCaccaaaaatgttttttttttattccaaCTTTGAATTGGAGTACAGGAATATGTTATTGTATTTCTAAGTTCTCATTTTCATCAGTTATGCAGAGTCTTTACAATCTGAAGAGTCAAGTCACTGTCACCTTCCTTTCTAACAAGATGTGCAATTAAGTGATGAAGATGATTTTGCAGTAGATATATGTACTTCTATTACCTACCTTCTTCTTACAATGTGGTGATCAAATTGCAGTTAACGTTGGTCGGATGAGCATTTCTGGCCTTGATTTCAAAGGGGATAAAGAATCCAGTGAGTGTGATGATGAATGATAGGCATGTTATACAGATGCATGCAACCTGGTGGATGTAACAAGAGCATGTTGAACTTTAAGGAGCTGGTACTGTTGGTGttgctgatatttctcttgtcgaAACATCAAATCTAGcattttattttgttgttcaACCCTCAAATTTTGCTTCGTTTTCTTGCCATTATGTGTTGCAGCAGATGTTCACAGATTGGatctaattgcagatttcttagtTTTAGATTTGAGCATCAGATTCCTTCAAATCATAAAGTTACTAATGTGACATACTTTAGTAAGTTTGCCTTCAAGTTATGAAGCTTGCTATTGGCAATCTCATGTTATTGGTAATTATCTAAAaactatataatataattttattaaatataatttctTAATTATCAATCAcatctttatattttatgatcTCTTATTTTGTGCATTGATGTTCAAACTTTAGTTGTATCGTCTCGTGATGTTATTCGTTGTTCGACAAAGAGGAAAATATCGTTCGATatcgaaatatttttaagatattaaaaaaaaataaaataagattataagtagtaaaaataataataaaagattattggtcCAAGTTTGGGGATATATATGTCatagaaataataataaataagtgATGGCTCTAAAATTTTGAACGAAGGTTATCTTTAGATCTTGACCGTCCATTGgatgattttgatcatgatgcTCTCGTGTGGAGATCGCTATGCGTCGATCGTAAAGGATAAGATGATGATAAAGGCTGTTTTAAGCTTTTGAGGGCGCGCCCTGGCCGCGAACGCTCCCAAGATGACCCCGACCATGGCGGAAACCCTAATTCCCAACTGCACTCGGGGAATTCCATCAAATTTCTCGAGATTGAGACCCATTTCTGCTACAAGGCGACAACTTCCGTCTTTCATTTGTTACAGTCCCGAATTCTGCGACCTAAAGGGAAGATTTGACTACCTGATTGGATCATTTCGAGCCCGGAAATGGGTGACGCGTGCGGCGGCGACGTCTTCTTCCATGGTCGAGGACGCGAAAGAGGATGACGAGCCCATGAGCATCGGTAACTTGCGTCGTTTCATCGATCTCAACGTTGGGAAGTGGAACGGATCCTTCTACGTGAGTAGAATGATTGCTTTGCCCTCCTACTTCTTGAACGTTTCGGTTGTTGGTTGATGCGTTTCGGAGCTCCTCGCATGCAGCAATTCGATGGTGATGGAAACCTACTGCAAACTGTGAGTACGAAGCTCTCAGCGAGTTCCTATGGGGAGGATGAACTGATCAGTCTCATTCAAACGTGAGCTCCCTTGCCTTTAAAGTTAACTTCTTTTAGACGAATTTGTTGGTCTTGGACCTAAAGAATATAAATTTCTTTGTAAGAATTGTTTGTCTTGTGAATGAATGGTTTTATTGGCAAAGTTGTTACCTCTTGATTGATACTGAGAGTTATTGTATGCTCCTCTTGTTGACAATGCTCTTAATGTTCATGGGAGGAGTTCATGATCTTGCATTTCACTTTTATTGATTATTGTAAGGTCTGTTCAGAAAGACATACTAAGTTGATTGTGCAGCATCAGATAATTTTGAGAGTCAGGCTCCTTAAATCTTAAACAAGTTGAATTTTTCTTGGGCATATGATTTCTAGGAGCCTCTAAGTATATGCAATCTTGTCAATTAGCTTTTTAAGTGAATCACAAAATATACTCGTGATAAATAGAAATGCGTACAAGAAGTATTAAGGAAAATGTGGTTGTTCTCTAAGCTAGAGATTGGGAGCTGACCAGGGCCTCTTTTTTTCAAGTAACAACCTCTGCCACCAAGGTTCTCAAGAAAATAATGATCTGCTAAGGTTAGGAGAAGAGGGGCTGGGACTGATCCTAGCTGGCACCTCTccaatgcttaagtcaagatGGGATTCAAGTAAATGTTTAGCTGTTAAGGTAAGGAGTTGCTTTGCTTTGTTGAAATCAATTCATTTATATATGGTTTTTACTGACTATGTGTCAAGGCTTAGGATGTGACCCTTGTCCGGATGAAAGCAACAAGTTGACATGTGTCTGGATGAAAGCCATGATAGGAAGATCCTATTGTGGTTTTTGTCAGGTGTGGGTTGCCAAGTATCACACAGAGGGTAGATCCAAAAAGGGACCCATCATGTGCCCTAATCAAGAAGTGTATCAGTTCTTTTACtggttttattgaaaataatcctAATATTCCAGCACTGTTGATCAATCTCTTTTGAGATCCTAAGTCTGTTGGTTTACCAATCAGTACTTTctgccctttttttttccttttagcaACTTGAACCAAAGCACTTGATATCTTTACTTTTTTGTGCACATCTGAAGCCAATATGTATGCATTGTTTTGGTGTATCTTAATTTTCCACTGAGATTTTTTTAGTCAAGTTAAATTTTCATGTGCATGTGATGATATTAGTTTAGTGGCACTAAGTTGCACTGTATTCTGTTTCCAGGCTGTACATAAAGCAGCCTTCTTCCAGCACATCAATTGCAGGATATGATGATGAACCTGAATGGGCGGAGTATAAGATCAAAGAGACAAATATGTTTACCGTCGACAAGTATCAACAGGTGCTATTTTATTATTTAGATGGAGTTTGCCTCTTAATAGCAGGTGAAGTAATAATATTAGTGAATTTGCAGATTGGATTCTTCCCAAGAGAGAAAGCATTTTCTCTTAGGTACCAAACTGCTGGTATGCTGGAAACTGTTCTAAGAGCAGGTGTGCTTGGAGAAGATGACACTGGTGAAGAATCTCCCAAGTAATTTCCTCTTGTACAGAAGTTTTGCTCTCTTAGACTAGATTTTGCAATTTGAGGTTTCATGTCAATTGAATCTTCTCTTTTGTATGTGGATGTTTGCATGGTAAACACTCTAGCAAGCATCGTCTAAATCAAAACTCTTTAATTTGTTAACTTTGGGTACTTGAATTTCTCTATATGATAACACTGGTTTCTTTTTTTCATAAGAAATGACAGATTTATCTCTGAACAAGGCGATAAGAATCGCATGGCAGTGATATTCTAAACTAACTCACGAACTCCATTCTCAATTATATTGGCATAGAGTTTATAGTCTCAAAGGTCTTCTTCAGCCGCTAGTGCATGATGGGACTGGAAGATCTTGATGGTCATATCTTTCATGTTTGCAGAAACTTGAAGATTCCTTCAAAATGGCCTTCTGTTGTCTGTGAAAATTGTCTATATTCTCTGGAGAAATATATGCGAACAAGAGCTTTCCACATAATGGATCCAAAGGGCATTCTTGAAATGCTTGTTATTTTTATTGAAGAACAAGGAAATGAGATGCCTGCTTTTTCAACTTGGAATTCAGAGATCAGTGTATGCCACCACCTTTTTGCTAAAAAAATTACCATTACATCTTGTGACAATTATATTGCTTATATCACTAAACATTTATGTTGTATGTTTACTTCGTAGCAACAGTGGACAGCATTGAGAATGAAACTATCTTGAACAACATTGTTTGATACATCATTCCAGTGGGTTATCTCCCTTCTATCTAGATTTTTAACATGATTACTTACAGGACTTCCCAGATCGAATAGCTCCAtggcttggtcgatggaaaggtcATTCTATGACAAAACGTAGTGGTGTATATGGAGCAACGATTGCAAAGGCAGATACGGTAGTGTTGCTTGAAATGGATGATAAAGGTCATTTAATTCAGGTGCGCTAGTCTGAATGTCAACTATTGCATCCTACAAAATTGTAAATGTTGGAAGCTATTTCCTGTCATATTAAGGTAGACATGTACTTACTCGATAAGAGGAAGCACAACATAGTGTTGAGCTCTAATTTTCTTTTCTGATGTT
Coding sequences within:
- the LOC135671514 gene encoding uncharacterized protein LOC135671514, producing MEGIASIALLPCGSISGHFIRLPDSVCYGLHGIELSCERECSRGEDYRLIKLSIIDYASRKEKVIVVECRGHDCARFQNVDHAHGWENDVVDMIEQKHGKQKISVSFECETLKADNAAEEHLKSYMPNLVGLGAVVNVGRMSISGLDFKGDKESSECDDE
- the LOC135581115 gene encoding uncharacterized protein LOC135581115; this translates as MTPTMAETLIPNCTRGIPSNFSRLRPISATRRQLPSFICYSPEFCDLKGRFDYLIGSFRARKWVTRAAATSSSMVEDAKEDDEPMSIGNLRRFIDLNVGKWNGSFYQFDGDGNLLQTVSTKLSASSYGEDELISLIQTLYIKQPSSSTSIAGYDDEPEWAEYKIKETNMFTVDKYQQIGFFPREKAFSLRYQTAGMLETVLRAGVLGEDDTGEESPKNLKIPSKWPSVVCENCLYSLEKYMRTRAFHIMDPKGILEMLVIFIEEQGNEMPAFSTWNSEISDFPDRIAPWLGRWKGHSMTKRSGVYGATIAKADTVVLLEMDDKGHLIQDITSTNNESNTTTNVHWTGTMSNNLVTFDGGFQLTLLPGGMYMGCPSDIGKNVAQSQSFHLEFCWMESPEKRQKLVRTFDMEGLVVSSTYFYEIKV